A genomic window from Paramormyrops kingsleyae isolate MSU_618 chromosome 23, PKINGS_0.4, whole genome shotgun sequence includes:
- the LOC140581978 gene encoding uncharacterized protein, with the protein MKGAWHTGGLGEQVMKEPPQKHRVHQRDGTGDSTGQDLGNQKQKHQRTMGNRIDTQNRDQDNNQDRQTKGSTERHRNTKNGNTEPKEGDNKRTAGGTKGPGGNKGGANTRGREAKGGGEQGAGGNPGWREAEAAWVAGDREVGAGGDDEGGAEEDGGTDGGGKKGGEGDTRGGENGAEGDTGGGAARSGSLHGKGGRKPQSMVTCRSTSSATQLLSRVKCIRTSSARCGSSEGEIRSSISLNR; encoded by the exons atgaagggggcgtggcacacaggaggactGGGCGAGCAGGTCATGAAAGAACCCCCCCAAAAACACCGGGTGCACCAAAGGGATGGAACCGGGGATAGCACAGGACAGGACCTGGGGaaccaaaagcaaaaacatcaacggaCCATGGGAAACAGGATCGACACGCAAAACAGGGACCAAGACAACAAccaggacagacagacaaagggGAGCACCGAGAGACACAGGAACACCAAAAACGGAAACACAGAACCCAAGGAGGGGGACAACAAAAGGACagcaggaggaacaaagggaccaggagggaacaaGGGCGGAGCAAACACAAGGGGCAGGGAAGCAAAGGGTGGCGGGGAGcaaggagccggagggaacCCCGGCTGGCGGGAGGCAGAAGCGGCATGGGTGGCAGGCGACCGCGAGGTAGGAGCCGGAGGGGACGACGAAGGGGGCGCGGAGGAAGACGGAGGAACAGACGGAGGGGGCAAGAAGGGAGGCGAAGGGGACACCAGAGGAGGCGAGAACGGAGCAGAAGGGGACACCGGAGGAG GCGCTGCGAGGTCCGGCAGCTTGCACGGCAAGGGAGGAAGGAAGCCGCAGTCTATGGTCACCTGCCGGAGCACATCCTCAGCAACCCAGCTTCTAAGCCGGGTAAAATGCATCCGCACCTCCTCCGCGAGGTGCGGATCCTCGGAAGGGGAGATCCGTTCAAGTATCTCCCTCAACCGGTGA